One part of the Lotus japonicus ecotype B-129 chromosome 2, LjGifu_v1.2 genome encodes these proteins:
- the LOC130740724 gene encoding protein RADIALIS-like 3: MASNTFSSSNTSLRWTTKKNKLFENALAIYDKETPDRWYNIAMFVGGTTEFEVKRQYEILLEDIKNIESGKVPLPDYTSNTGCSKVSINSAE, translated from the coding sequence ATGGCATCCAacacattttcttcttctaacACCAGTCTAAGATGGACAACCAAGAAGAACAAACTATTTGAAAATGCCTTGGCAATTTATGACAAGGAAACCCCTGACCGTTGGTACAACATAGCCATGTTTGTTGGAGGCACAACTGAATTTGAAGTCAAGAGGCAATATGAGATACTTCTAGAGGACATCAAGAACATTGAGTCAGGCAAAGTTCCCCTCCCTGATTACACGAGTAATACTGGATGTAGCAAAGTCAGTATCAACAGTGCAGAATGA
- the LOC130740726 gene encoding protein AE7-like 1: MTLGLINANPVVHAKKERIPRSAADDAVDPLDIYDFVRDIRDPEHPYSLEQLSVLSEKSITVDDKLARILITFTPTVQHCSMATVIGLCLRVKLKHYFPPHYKVDIKVSPGSHADEESVNKQLNDKERIAAALENPNLRQLVDECLSSNEL, encoded by the exons ATGACGTTGGGTCTGATCAATGCGAACCCCGTTGTTCACGCCAAGAAAGAGAGAATCCCTCGCTCCGCCGCCGATGATGCCGTCGATCCCCTCGATATTTATG ATTTCGTGAGGGATATTAGGGATCCTGAACATCCTTATTCCTTGGAACAGCTTAGTGTTCTTTCTGAGAAATCAATCACTGTCGATGACAAATTGGCCAGGATTCT gaTAACTTTTACGCCGACGGTTCAGCACTGCAGCATGGCGACGGTTATTGGTCTTTGTCTCAGGGTTAAACTAAAGCACTACTTCCCTCCTCATTACAAA GTGGACATCAAAGTGTCTCCAGGATCTCATGCTGATGAAGAATCAG TCAATAAGCAATTAAATGATAAAGAAAGAATTGCTGCTGCCTTGGAGAATCCCAACCTCCGCCAGCTTGTCGATGAGTGTCTCTCCTCCAATGAACTGTGA
- the LOC130740725 gene encoding vacuolar sorting protein 39 isoform X1 translates to MVHSAYDSSELVPNFPGKIESVVTYDSKLLVGCSDGSLRIYSPEPDSPDRVKPPYVLEKNLTGFAKKPIVSLEVLESRELLLSLSESIAFHRLPSLETIAVITKAKGANVFCWDHRRGFLCFARQKRVSIFRHDDVGGRGFVEVKEFGVPDMVKSMCWCGENICLGIRREYLILNASNGALSEVFTSGRLAPPLVVSLPSGELLLGKENIGVFVDQNGKLIPEGRICWSEAPLEVVIQKPYAIALLPRFVEIRSLRDPYPLIQTVVLRNVRHIFQSNNSMILALDNSIHGLVPVPLGAQIVQLTASGNFEEALSLCKLLPPEDSSLRAAKEGSIHIRYAHYLFENGSYEEAMEQFLASQVDITYVLSLYPSIILPKTSVVHETEKLDIDGDVSYLSRGSSGLSDDMEPSSTSHMSESDENAALESKKVNHNTLMALIKYLQKKRYSFVEKATAEGTEEVVLDAVGDNFASYNRFKKTNKGRSSIPVSSGAREMASILDTALLQALLLTGQSSVALELLRGVNYCDLKICEEILRKGNHNVALLELFKCNSLHREALELLHKLVEESRSSQSEITQRFKPEDIVEYLKPLCGTDPMLVLEFSMLVLESCPSQTIELFLSGNIPADMVNSYLKQHSPNMQATYLELMLAMNENAISGNLQNEMVNIYLSEVLDWHADLSAQQNWDEKAYSPTRKKLLSALEGISGYNPEALLKRLPRDALYEERATLLGKMNQHELALSLYVHKLHVPELALSYCDRVYESTHQPSVKSSSNIYLLLLQIYLNPRRTTARFEERITNLLSPQNTNLPKVSSATSAKSKGGRGTKKVAEIEGAEDTKVSLSSTDSSRSDGDADEFVEGGSTIMFTEVLDLLSRRWDRINGAQALKLLPKETKLQDLLSFIEPLLRKSSEMYRNCSVIKSLRHSENLQVKDELYNQRKAVVKITGDSICSLCHKKLGTSVFAVYPNGSTLVHFVCFRDSQNMKAVSKGSQSRKRS, encoded by the exons ATGGTGCACAGCGCTTACGATTCTTCGGAACTGGTCCCCAATTTCCCCGGGAAAATTGAATCCGTCGTAACATACGACTCCAAGCTTCTCGTCGGTTGCTCCGATGGATCTCTCCGAATATACTCGCCGGAACCCGATTCACCGGATCGGGTCAAGCCACCGTACGTGCTGGAGAAGAATCTCACCGGCTTCGCCAAGAAGCCTATTGTTTCACTCGAGGTTTTGGAATCCAGAGAGCTCCTCTTATCGCTCTCGGAATCCATCGCGTTTCACAGACTCCCTTCTCTGGAAACCATCGCAGTCATCACCAAGGCGAAGGGTGCAAACGTCTTCTGCTGGGACCACCGGCGTGGCTTCCTCTGCTTCGCTAGACAGAAACGTGTCTCCATTTTCAGACACGACG ATGTAGGTGGTAGAGGATTTGTGGAGGTGAAAGAGTTTGGTGTACCTGACATGGTGAAGTCCATGTGCTGGTGTGGGGAGAATATCTGTTTAGGGATTAGGAGAGAGTATTTGATTTTGAATGCTTCGAATGGCGCTTTGTCGGAGGTTTTTACTTCCGGGAGACTTGCGCCGCCTTTGGTAGTGTCTCTTCCCTCTGGAGAGCTTCTTCTTGGAAAG GAGAACATTGGGGTCTTTGTGGACCAAAATGGGAAACTTATTCCTGAAGGTAGGATTTGTTGGTCGGAGGCCCCGTTAGAAGTTGTGATTCAGAAGCCGTATGCTATAGCTCTGCTGCCCAGATTTGTGGAG ATTCGATCGCTCCGGGATCCTTATCCACTGATACAAACTGTCGTTCTTCGTAATGTTCGCCATATTTTCCAAAGCAATAATTCTATGATACTTGCTTTGGATAATTCTATTCATGGTCTTGTCCCTGTTCCTCTTGGAGCCCAG ATTGTCCAATTAACAGCTTCTGGCAACTTTGAAGAGGCCTTGTCATTGTGCAAGCTCCTTCCTCCTGAAGATTCAAGTCTACGTGCTGCAAAGGAGGGATCAATCCATATAAG ATATGCCCACTATCTTTTTGAAAATGGGAGCTATGAGGAGGCTATGGAACAGTTTCTGGCATCTCAAGTTGATATAACCTATGTGCTTTCTCTGTATCCATCCATTATCCTTCCAAAGACATCTGTAGTTCATGAGACGGAGAAGCTGGACATTGACGGGGATGTTTCCTATCTATCTAGAGGTTCTTCAGGTCTGTCGGACGATATGGAACCCTCATCAACGTCTCATATGTCAGAATCTGATGAGAATGCAGCACTTGAGTCCAAAAAAGTGAACCATAATACGCTTATGGCTCTCATAAAATATTTACAGAAGAAGAGATATAGTTTCGTTGAGAAGGCCACTGCAGAGGGAACTGAAGAAGTTGTTTTGGATGCTGTTGGGGATAACTTCGCATCCTACAATAGGTTTAAGAAAACTAACAAG GGGCGTAGTAGTATCCCTGTTAGTTCAGGAGCTCGAGAGATGGCTTCAATATTGGATACTGCTCTACTCCAAGCGTTGCTTCTGACTGGACAATCTTCAGTGGCTTTAGAATTACTGAGAGGTGTTAACTACTGTGATTTGAAAATATGCGAAGAAATACTCCGCAAAGGCAACCATAATGTTGCTCTATTAGAACTTTTCAAGTGCAACTCATTGCACCGGGAAGCTCTTGAACTTCTTCACAAATTGGTTGAAGAGTCAAGATCTAGCCAGTCTGAAATTACACAAAGGTTCAAGCCTGAGGACATTGTTGAGTATCTCAAG CCACTATGTGGGACAGACCCGATGCTTGTTCTAGAGTTCTCGATGCTTGTTCTTGAAAGCTGTCCATCCCAAACTATTGAGCTCTTTCTGTCCGGCAATATTCCAGCAGATATGGTTAATTCATATTTGAAGCAGCATTCTCCAAACATGCAAGCTACATACTTGGAGCTCATGCTTGCTATGAATGAGAATGCCATATCCGGCAATTTGCAAAATGAAATG GTAAATATCTATCTTTCCGAAGTACTTGATTGGCATGCTGATTTAAGTGCTCAACAAAATTGGGATGAGAAAGCATATTCCCCAACAAGGAAAAAATTATTGTCTGCTTTAGAGGGTATATCAGGATACAATCCAGAGGCTCTGCTGAAACGTCTTCCACGAGATGCTCTATATGAAGAGCGTGCAACATTGTTGGGAAAAATGAACCAGCACGAACTGGCATTATCTTTATATGTTCATAAG CTTCATGTTCCAGAACTAGCGTTGTCTTATTGTGATCGGGTCTATGAGTCTACACACCAGCCATCTGTAAAATCTTCCAGCAACATCTACCTATTGCTTCTGCAAATCTATTTGAATCCTCGAAGGACCACGGCAAGATTTGAAGAGAGAATTACAAATTTATTATCCCCACAGAATACAAATCTTCCGAAAGTTAGTTCAGCAACATCAGCTAAAAGTAAGGGAGGCCGAGGAACAAAGAAAGTTGCTGAGATAGAGGGTGCAGAGGACACAAAAGTTAGTTTGAGCAGCACTGACAGTAGCAGGAGTGATGGTGATGCGGATGAATTTGTTGAGGGTGGCTCTACTATCATGTTTACTGAGGTCCTTGATTTGTTGAGCCGCAGGTGGGATAGAATAAATGGAGCTCAAGCCCTTAAACTTTTGCCAAAAGAGACTAAATTACAG GACTTGCTTTCATTTATTGAACCCCTTCTGAGAAAATCTAGTGAAATGTACCGTAATTGTTCGGTGATCAAGAGCTTGAGACACAGCGAGAACCTTCAG GTGAAAGATGAACTCTATAATCAGAGGAAAGCTGTTGTGAAGATAACCGGTGATAGCATTTGTTCTCTGTGCCATAAGAAATTAGGGACTAGTGTTTTTGCAGTCTACCCCAATGGGAGCACTCTCGTGCACTTCGTCTGTTTCAGAGATTCTCAAAATATGAAAGCAGTGTCCAAAGGGTCTCAATCGAGGAAGCGGTCATGA
- the LOC130740725 gene encoding vacuolar sorting protein 39 isoform X2, whose protein sequence is MVHSAYDSSELVPNFPGKIESVVTYDSKLLVGCSDGSLRIYSPEPDSPDRVKPPYVLEKNLTGFAKKPIVSLEVLESRELLLSLSESIAFHRLPSLETIAVITKAKGANVFCWDHRRGFLCFARQKRVSIFRHDGGRGFVEVKEFGVPDMVKSMCWCGENICLGIRREYLILNASNGALSEVFTSGRLAPPLVVSLPSGELLLGKENIGVFVDQNGKLIPEGRICWSEAPLEVVIQKPYAIALLPRFVEIRSLRDPYPLIQTVVLRNVRHIFQSNNSMILALDNSIHGLVPVPLGAQIVQLTASGNFEEALSLCKLLPPEDSSLRAAKEGSIHIRYAHYLFENGSYEEAMEQFLASQVDITYVLSLYPSIILPKTSVVHETEKLDIDGDVSYLSRGSSGLSDDMEPSSTSHMSESDENAALESKKVNHNTLMALIKYLQKKRYSFVEKATAEGTEEVVLDAVGDNFASYNRFKKTNKGRSSIPVSSGAREMASILDTALLQALLLTGQSSVALELLRGVNYCDLKICEEILRKGNHNVALLELFKCNSLHREALELLHKLVEESRSSQSEITQRFKPEDIVEYLKPLCGTDPMLVLEFSMLVLESCPSQTIELFLSGNIPADMVNSYLKQHSPNMQATYLELMLAMNENAISGNLQNEMVNIYLSEVLDWHADLSAQQNWDEKAYSPTRKKLLSALEGISGYNPEALLKRLPRDALYEERATLLGKMNQHELALSLYVHKLHVPELALSYCDRVYESTHQPSVKSSSNIYLLLLQIYLNPRRTTARFEERITNLLSPQNTNLPKVSSATSAKSKGGRGTKKVAEIEGAEDTKVSLSSTDSSRSDGDADEFVEGGSTIMFTEVLDLLSRRWDRINGAQALKLLPKETKLQDLLSFIEPLLRKSSEMYRNCSVIKSLRHSENLQVKDELYNQRKAVVKITGDSICSLCHKKLGTSVFAVYPNGSTLVHFVCFRDSQNMKAVSKGSQSRKRS, encoded by the exons ATGGTGCACAGCGCTTACGATTCTTCGGAACTGGTCCCCAATTTCCCCGGGAAAATTGAATCCGTCGTAACATACGACTCCAAGCTTCTCGTCGGTTGCTCCGATGGATCTCTCCGAATATACTCGCCGGAACCCGATTCACCGGATCGGGTCAAGCCACCGTACGTGCTGGAGAAGAATCTCACCGGCTTCGCCAAGAAGCCTATTGTTTCACTCGAGGTTTTGGAATCCAGAGAGCTCCTCTTATCGCTCTCGGAATCCATCGCGTTTCACAGACTCCCTTCTCTGGAAACCATCGCAGTCATCACCAAGGCGAAGGGTGCAAACGTCTTCTGCTGGGACCACCGGCGTGGCTTCCTCTGCTTCGCTAGACAGAAACGTGTCTCCATTTTCAGACACGACG GTGGTAGAGGATTTGTGGAGGTGAAAGAGTTTGGTGTACCTGACATGGTGAAGTCCATGTGCTGGTGTGGGGAGAATATCTGTTTAGGGATTAGGAGAGAGTATTTGATTTTGAATGCTTCGAATGGCGCTTTGTCGGAGGTTTTTACTTCCGGGAGACTTGCGCCGCCTTTGGTAGTGTCTCTTCCCTCTGGAGAGCTTCTTCTTGGAAAG GAGAACATTGGGGTCTTTGTGGACCAAAATGGGAAACTTATTCCTGAAGGTAGGATTTGTTGGTCGGAGGCCCCGTTAGAAGTTGTGATTCAGAAGCCGTATGCTATAGCTCTGCTGCCCAGATTTGTGGAG ATTCGATCGCTCCGGGATCCTTATCCACTGATACAAACTGTCGTTCTTCGTAATGTTCGCCATATTTTCCAAAGCAATAATTCTATGATACTTGCTTTGGATAATTCTATTCATGGTCTTGTCCCTGTTCCTCTTGGAGCCCAG ATTGTCCAATTAACAGCTTCTGGCAACTTTGAAGAGGCCTTGTCATTGTGCAAGCTCCTTCCTCCTGAAGATTCAAGTCTACGTGCTGCAAAGGAGGGATCAATCCATATAAG ATATGCCCACTATCTTTTTGAAAATGGGAGCTATGAGGAGGCTATGGAACAGTTTCTGGCATCTCAAGTTGATATAACCTATGTGCTTTCTCTGTATCCATCCATTATCCTTCCAAAGACATCTGTAGTTCATGAGACGGAGAAGCTGGACATTGACGGGGATGTTTCCTATCTATCTAGAGGTTCTTCAGGTCTGTCGGACGATATGGAACCCTCATCAACGTCTCATATGTCAGAATCTGATGAGAATGCAGCACTTGAGTCCAAAAAAGTGAACCATAATACGCTTATGGCTCTCATAAAATATTTACAGAAGAAGAGATATAGTTTCGTTGAGAAGGCCACTGCAGAGGGAACTGAAGAAGTTGTTTTGGATGCTGTTGGGGATAACTTCGCATCCTACAATAGGTTTAAGAAAACTAACAAG GGGCGTAGTAGTATCCCTGTTAGTTCAGGAGCTCGAGAGATGGCTTCAATATTGGATACTGCTCTACTCCAAGCGTTGCTTCTGACTGGACAATCTTCAGTGGCTTTAGAATTACTGAGAGGTGTTAACTACTGTGATTTGAAAATATGCGAAGAAATACTCCGCAAAGGCAACCATAATGTTGCTCTATTAGAACTTTTCAAGTGCAACTCATTGCACCGGGAAGCTCTTGAACTTCTTCACAAATTGGTTGAAGAGTCAAGATCTAGCCAGTCTGAAATTACACAAAGGTTCAAGCCTGAGGACATTGTTGAGTATCTCAAG CCACTATGTGGGACAGACCCGATGCTTGTTCTAGAGTTCTCGATGCTTGTTCTTGAAAGCTGTCCATCCCAAACTATTGAGCTCTTTCTGTCCGGCAATATTCCAGCAGATATGGTTAATTCATATTTGAAGCAGCATTCTCCAAACATGCAAGCTACATACTTGGAGCTCATGCTTGCTATGAATGAGAATGCCATATCCGGCAATTTGCAAAATGAAATG GTAAATATCTATCTTTCCGAAGTACTTGATTGGCATGCTGATTTAAGTGCTCAACAAAATTGGGATGAGAAAGCATATTCCCCAACAAGGAAAAAATTATTGTCTGCTTTAGAGGGTATATCAGGATACAATCCAGAGGCTCTGCTGAAACGTCTTCCACGAGATGCTCTATATGAAGAGCGTGCAACATTGTTGGGAAAAATGAACCAGCACGAACTGGCATTATCTTTATATGTTCATAAG CTTCATGTTCCAGAACTAGCGTTGTCTTATTGTGATCGGGTCTATGAGTCTACACACCAGCCATCTGTAAAATCTTCCAGCAACATCTACCTATTGCTTCTGCAAATCTATTTGAATCCTCGAAGGACCACGGCAAGATTTGAAGAGAGAATTACAAATTTATTATCCCCACAGAATACAAATCTTCCGAAAGTTAGTTCAGCAACATCAGCTAAAAGTAAGGGAGGCCGAGGAACAAAGAAAGTTGCTGAGATAGAGGGTGCAGAGGACACAAAAGTTAGTTTGAGCAGCACTGACAGTAGCAGGAGTGATGGTGATGCGGATGAATTTGTTGAGGGTGGCTCTACTATCATGTTTACTGAGGTCCTTGATTTGTTGAGCCGCAGGTGGGATAGAATAAATGGAGCTCAAGCCCTTAAACTTTTGCCAAAAGAGACTAAATTACAG GACTTGCTTTCATTTATTGAACCCCTTCTGAGAAAATCTAGTGAAATGTACCGTAATTGTTCGGTGATCAAGAGCTTGAGACACAGCGAGAACCTTCAG GTGAAAGATGAACTCTATAATCAGAGGAAAGCTGTTGTGAAGATAACCGGTGATAGCATTTGTTCTCTGTGCCATAAGAAATTAGGGACTAGTGTTTTTGCAGTCTACCCCAATGGGAGCACTCTCGTGCACTTCGTCTGTTTCAGAGATTCTCAAAATATGAAAGCAGTGTCCAAAGGGTCTCAATCGAGGAAGCGGTCATGA
- the LOC130740725 gene encoding vacuolar sorting protein 39 isoform X3 — MVHSAYDSSELVPNFPGKIESVVTYDSKLLVGCSDGSLRIYSPEPDSPDRVKPPYVLEKNLTGFAKKPIVSLEVLESRELLLSLSESIAFHRLPSLETIAVITKAKGANVFCWDHRRGFLCFARQKRVSIFRHDDVGGRGFVEVKEFGVPDMVKSMCWCGENICLGIRREYLILNASNGALSEVFTSGRLAPPLVVSLPSGELLLGKENIGVFVDQNGKLIPEGRICWSEAPLEVVIQKPYAIALLPRFVEIRSLRDPYPLIQTVVLRNVRHIFQSNNSMILALDNSIHGLVPVPLGAQIVQLTASGNFEEALSLCKLLPPEDSSLRAAKEGSIHIRYAHYLFENGSYEEAMEQFLASQVDITYVLSLYPSIILPKTSVVHETEKLDIDGDVSYLSRGSSGLSDDMEPSSTSHMSESDENAALESKKVNHNTLMALIKYLQKKRYSFVEKATAEGTEEVVLDAVGDNFASYNRFKKTNKGRSSIPVSSGAREMASILDTALLQALLLTGQSSVALELLRGVNYCDLKICEEILRKGNHNVALLELFKCNSLHREALELLHKLVEESRSSQSEITQRFKPEDIVEYLKPLCGTDPMLVLEFSMLVLESCPSQTIELFLSGNIPADMVNSYLKQHSPNMQATYLELMLAMNENAISGNLQNEMVNIYLSEVLDWHADLSAQQNWDEKAYSPTRKKLLSALEGISGYNPEALLKRLPRDALYEERATLLGKMNQHELALSLYVHKLHVPELALSYCDRVYESTHQPSVKSSSNIYLLLLQIYLNPRRTTARFEERITNLLSPQNTNLPKVSSATSAKSKGGRGTKKVAEIEGAEDTKVSLSSTDSSRSDGDADEFVEGGSTIMFTEVLDLLSRRWDRINGAQALKLLPKETKLQVKDELYNQRKAVVKITGDSICSLCHKKLGTSVFAVYPNGSTLVHFVCFRDSQNMKAVSKGSQSRKRS; from the exons ATGGTGCACAGCGCTTACGATTCTTCGGAACTGGTCCCCAATTTCCCCGGGAAAATTGAATCCGTCGTAACATACGACTCCAAGCTTCTCGTCGGTTGCTCCGATGGATCTCTCCGAATATACTCGCCGGAACCCGATTCACCGGATCGGGTCAAGCCACCGTACGTGCTGGAGAAGAATCTCACCGGCTTCGCCAAGAAGCCTATTGTTTCACTCGAGGTTTTGGAATCCAGAGAGCTCCTCTTATCGCTCTCGGAATCCATCGCGTTTCACAGACTCCCTTCTCTGGAAACCATCGCAGTCATCACCAAGGCGAAGGGTGCAAACGTCTTCTGCTGGGACCACCGGCGTGGCTTCCTCTGCTTCGCTAGACAGAAACGTGTCTCCATTTTCAGACACGACG ATGTAGGTGGTAGAGGATTTGTGGAGGTGAAAGAGTTTGGTGTACCTGACATGGTGAAGTCCATGTGCTGGTGTGGGGAGAATATCTGTTTAGGGATTAGGAGAGAGTATTTGATTTTGAATGCTTCGAATGGCGCTTTGTCGGAGGTTTTTACTTCCGGGAGACTTGCGCCGCCTTTGGTAGTGTCTCTTCCCTCTGGAGAGCTTCTTCTTGGAAAG GAGAACATTGGGGTCTTTGTGGACCAAAATGGGAAACTTATTCCTGAAGGTAGGATTTGTTGGTCGGAGGCCCCGTTAGAAGTTGTGATTCAGAAGCCGTATGCTATAGCTCTGCTGCCCAGATTTGTGGAG ATTCGATCGCTCCGGGATCCTTATCCACTGATACAAACTGTCGTTCTTCGTAATGTTCGCCATATTTTCCAAAGCAATAATTCTATGATACTTGCTTTGGATAATTCTATTCATGGTCTTGTCCCTGTTCCTCTTGGAGCCCAG ATTGTCCAATTAACAGCTTCTGGCAACTTTGAAGAGGCCTTGTCATTGTGCAAGCTCCTTCCTCCTGAAGATTCAAGTCTACGTGCTGCAAAGGAGGGATCAATCCATATAAG ATATGCCCACTATCTTTTTGAAAATGGGAGCTATGAGGAGGCTATGGAACAGTTTCTGGCATCTCAAGTTGATATAACCTATGTGCTTTCTCTGTATCCATCCATTATCCTTCCAAAGACATCTGTAGTTCATGAGACGGAGAAGCTGGACATTGACGGGGATGTTTCCTATCTATCTAGAGGTTCTTCAGGTCTGTCGGACGATATGGAACCCTCATCAACGTCTCATATGTCAGAATCTGATGAGAATGCAGCACTTGAGTCCAAAAAAGTGAACCATAATACGCTTATGGCTCTCATAAAATATTTACAGAAGAAGAGATATAGTTTCGTTGAGAAGGCCACTGCAGAGGGAACTGAAGAAGTTGTTTTGGATGCTGTTGGGGATAACTTCGCATCCTACAATAGGTTTAAGAAAACTAACAAG GGGCGTAGTAGTATCCCTGTTAGTTCAGGAGCTCGAGAGATGGCTTCAATATTGGATACTGCTCTACTCCAAGCGTTGCTTCTGACTGGACAATCTTCAGTGGCTTTAGAATTACTGAGAGGTGTTAACTACTGTGATTTGAAAATATGCGAAGAAATACTCCGCAAAGGCAACCATAATGTTGCTCTATTAGAACTTTTCAAGTGCAACTCATTGCACCGGGAAGCTCTTGAACTTCTTCACAAATTGGTTGAAGAGTCAAGATCTAGCCAGTCTGAAATTACACAAAGGTTCAAGCCTGAGGACATTGTTGAGTATCTCAAG CCACTATGTGGGACAGACCCGATGCTTGTTCTAGAGTTCTCGATGCTTGTTCTTGAAAGCTGTCCATCCCAAACTATTGAGCTCTTTCTGTCCGGCAATATTCCAGCAGATATGGTTAATTCATATTTGAAGCAGCATTCTCCAAACATGCAAGCTACATACTTGGAGCTCATGCTTGCTATGAATGAGAATGCCATATCCGGCAATTTGCAAAATGAAATG GTAAATATCTATCTTTCCGAAGTACTTGATTGGCATGCTGATTTAAGTGCTCAACAAAATTGGGATGAGAAAGCATATTCCCCAACAAGGAAAAAATTATTGTCTGCTTTAGAGGGTATATCAGGATACAATCCAGAGGCTCTGCTGAAACGTCTTCCACGAGATGCTCTATATGAAGAGCGTGCAACATTGTTGGGAAAAATGAACCAGCACGAACTGGCATTATCTTTATATGTTCATAAG CTTCATGTTCCAGAACTAGCGTTGTCTTATTGTGATCGGGTCTATGAGTCTACACACCAGCCATCTGTAAAATCTTCCAGCAACATCTACCTATTGCTTCTGCAAATCTATTTGAATCCTCGAAGGACCACGGCAAGATTTGAAGAGAGAATTACAAATTTATTATCCCCACAGAATACAAATCTTCCGAAAGTTAGTTCAGCAACATCAGCTAAAAGTAAGGGAGGCCGAGGAACAAAGAAAGTTGCTGAGATAGAGGGTGCAGAGGACACAAAAGTTAGTTTGAGCAGCACTGACAGTAGCAGGAGTGATGGTGATGCGGATGAATTTGTTGAGGGTGGCTCTACTATCATGTTTACTGAGGTCCTTGATTTGTTGAGCCGCAGGTGGGATAGAATAAATGGAGCTCAAGCCCTTAAACTTTTGCCAAAAGAGACTAAATTACAG GTGAAAGATGAACTCTATAATCAGAGGAAAGCTGTTGTGAAGATAACCGGTGATAGCATTTGTTCTCTGTGCCATAAGAAATTAGGGACTAGTGTTTTTGCAGTCTACCCCAATGGGAGCACTCTCGTGCACTTCGTCTGTTTCAGAGATTCTCAAAATATGAAAGCAGTGTCCAAAGGGTCTCAATCGAGGAAGCGGTCATGA